In Acidobacteriota bacterium, the sequence AGGTCTGGTTCAGGGAAATAGCGGTAGTCGTGCGCTTCTTCTTTCGAGCGCATGCTGTAGGTTTTGCCTTCGCCCGGGTTGTAGAGCCGGGTTTCCTGAAGGACTCTCTCCCCGCAGACCACAATCTCGATCTGGCGCTCTATCTCGTACTCGAGCGCCTCACGGATGAAGCGGAAGGAGTTTACGTTCTTCACCTCAGCCTTGGTCCCGAACATCTGCTCGCCTCGTGGACGCACACTGACGTTCGCGTCGCAGCGCAGCGAGCCTTCCTCCATGTTGCCATCGCTCACACCGGTATAGAGAATGATCTCCTTCAGGCGCGTGAGGTACTCGTAGGCTTCGTCAGGAGAGCGCATCTCAGGCTCGCTGACAATCTCGATCAGGGGCACGCCTGAGCGATTCAGATCGACATAGGTGTAATGTTCCGAATCGGGAAGTCCGTCATGCAGGCTTTTGCCGGCATCTTCTTCGAGGTGCAGGCGAGTGATTCCAATTCGCTTAGCGGTTCCATTGCCGGCAGATATCTCGATGTAACCGTGCTCAGCCACCGGCTTGTCGTACTGCGAAATCTGGTATCCCTTGGGAAGATCAGGATAAAAATAGTTCTTGCGCGCGAAGATCGAGACCTCGCGGATCTCGCAATTCAGCGCCATGGCTGCGCGAACCGCGTACTCGACAGCCTTGCGATTCAATACTGGTAAAGCCCCAGGTAGTCCCAAGCACACCGGACAGACGTTTGTATTCGGAGGCGCACCAAACTTAGCCGAGCATCCGCAGAATGCTTTCGTGACGGTGAGCAGCTGGACGTGCACTTCCAGCCCGATTACCGCCTCGTACTTCGTGCGAACGTCCGGTGAGACTACGGTAGCCATTGCCGAAGATTATAGATGCCTGATGTCGCCTCATCCCGGCTTGATACCATCAGTACAGAGCCGGAGTCGAAAGTGATCTGGAGGTTCTAATGTCTGCCAGTGCCGTGCGTCCGCCGAAATCGGAATACGATCCTTACTACCAGCGATACATTTCCCTGGTCCCAGAAGAAGACGTCCTCGTCTCGCTAGATCAGCAACTCTCTGAGACTCTGATCCTGCTGCGCACTCTCTCTGAGCAGCACGGGATGTTTCGGTACGAGCCGGGTAAATGGAGCGTCAAGGAAGTGCTGGGGCACCTCATCGACACCGAACGCATCATGGCATATCGCGCCCTGCGCATCGCGCGTAACGACCGCACGCCGCTGGCTGGATTTGAACAGGACGACTACGTGAAAAACGGGAGCTTCGACCAACGAACTGTGGGCAATCTAGGTCGCGAATTCGAGCAAGTGCGTCGCGCGACGATTTCGTTCTTCCGCAATCTGGAACCAGAAGCCTGGGAGCGAACCGGAATTGCCAACAACGTCGAAGTCAGCGTGCGCGCACTCGCTTACATCATCGCGGGACACGAGCTCCACCATAAGGCGATCTTGAAGGATCGTTATGGATTGGGAATTTGAAAGGTGAGACGCAGCATGCTGCGTCTCCACGAATTAACCGTTCAGCGTCTCGGTGAGCTTGTTGATGAGCCGGTTCAGATCCTTGTCATTTCGCCGCTGTTCATCGATTTTGGCGATCGAGTGCATCACCGTCGTGTGATGCTTCCCACCGAACTGCCGTCCGATCTCCGGCAACGAGGCTTCGGTCATTTGCTTGGCGAGATACATCGCGATCTGCCGGGGTACGACGATTGAGCGCGAGTTGTTTTTCTGCTTGATCTCCGGTGTGCGCAATCCAAATTGCTCGGCAACTGCCTTCTGAATAGAATCAATGCTGATCTTGCGCGCCTGCGAATCAATAAAATTCTTCAGCACTTGCTGCGCAGTGCTCAAAGTAACTTCCGCGCCAGTAAGAGAGCAATAAGCAATCAGCCGAATCAGCGCGCCTTCGAGCTCGCGCACATTCGTGCGCACGTTGGAAGCGATGTAAAGTGCCAAGTCGGTTGGCAGAGGCACACGCTCCGTCTCGCTCTTCTTCTGCAGAATTGCGACTTTTGTTTCGAGGTCGGGCGGCTGAATGTCCGCGATCAAGCCCCATTCGAAGCGGCTGCGCAGCCGATCCTCGATCTCGGGCAGCTCCTTCGGCGGACGATCGCTGGCGATCACAATCTGCTTCATTGATTCATGCAGCGCGTTAAAAGTGTGGAAGAACTCTTCCTGCGTTCGCTCCTTTTGAGCGAGAAACTGAATGTCGTCGATGAGCAGCAGGTCGACATTGCGGAACTTGTCCCGAAAACTGGTCATCTTGTCGTAGCGCAACGAGTTGATCATCTCGTTCGTGAACTTCTCGCTCGACACGTAGCAGATCGAGGCCTCTGGCATGCGCTTCTTCACTTCGTGCCCGATCGCCTGCATCAAGTGGGTCTTGCCCATTCCTACCCCGCCGTACAGGAAGAGTGGGTTGTAGGCCTTCGACGGACGCTCAGCAACAGCGCGCGATGCGGCATGTGCGAACTGATTGCCGCTGCCGATCACGAAGGCCTCAAAGGTGTACTTCGGATTTAGCTGCGCTGCAGTTTCCCAATCAAAGCGCGATTGTGACGCTCCGACTCCGGACCTGACTGCGGCTGCTCCGTTGCCTACATGACCCGCAGATTGAACCGGAATTGGCTGTGAAGGAGGACGCTGAGCCACGACGGATGGATCTTCGTCGACGGTAACAAACTGAAAATCTTCAAACTCGAGCTTGAGGTTATCGACTGCTTCAAAGATCAGGTCGCCATACTTGTCGCCGATGTGGCGGAACTCCGGAGTGGGTACTCGGACAAACATTACCTTGCCAACCGCGTGACTGAAGCGCGTGGGCTTGAGCCAGGTTTCGTATGAGTGTCTGTTGATTTTCTTTTCCAGAG encodes:
- a CDS encoding Asp-tRNA(Asn)/Glu-tRNA(Gln) amidotransferase GatCAB subunit B; the protein is MATVVSPDVRTKYEAVIGLEVHVQLLTVTKAFCGCSAKFGAPPNTNVCPVCLGLPGALPVLNRKAVEYAVRAAMALNCEIREVSIFARKNYFYPDLPKGYQISQYDKPVAEHGYIEISAGNGTAKRIGITRLHLEEDAGKSLHDGLPDSEHYTYVDLNRSGVPLIEIVSEPEMRSPDEAYEYLTRLKEIILYTGVSDGNMEEGSLRCDANVSVRPRGEQMFGTKAEVKNVNSFRFIREALEYEIERQIEIVVCGERVLQETRLYNPGEGKTYSMRSKEEAHDYRYFPEPDLMPLVVHAKWQAQIRSMLPELPEARRQRMIAEYGITLYDAGVLTATRSLADQFEEAARSAKNAKRVANLVQSEIMGRLKVRGLAIEQSPITMKGIAMSADLVESGAISGKMLKDLYDLAFERNHDFPAVYETEKPQQITDTAAIEKMIDEVIMANPKQVEQYRAGKKTVAGFFVGQVMKASKGQANPALVNEILSRKLE
- a CDS encoding DinB family protein, which translates into the protein MSASAVRPPKSEYDPYYQRYISLVPEEDVLVSLDQQLSETLILLRTLSEQHGMFRYEPGKWSVKEVLGHLIDTERIMAYRALRIARNDRTPLAGFEQDDYVKNGSFDQRTVGNLGREFEQVRRATISFFRNLEPEAWERTGIANNVEVSVRALAYIIAGHELHHKAILKDRYGLGI
- a CDS encoding chromosomal replication initiator protein DnaA is translated as MSLSSSAAAQVNPWMRILGALEKKINRHSYETWLKPTRFSHAVGKVMFVRVPTPEFRHIGDKYGDLIFEAVDNLKLEFEDFQFVTVDEDPSVVAQRPPSQPIPVQSAGHVGNGAAAVRSGVGASQSRFDWETAAQLNPKYTFEAFVIGSGNQFAHAASRAVAERPSKAYNPLFLYGGVGMGKTHLMQAIGHEVKKRMPEASICYVSSEKFTNEMINSLRYDKMTSFRDKFRNVDLLLIDDIQFLAQKERTQEEFFHTFNALHESMKQIVIASDRPPKELPEIEDRLRSRFEWGLIADIQPPDLETKVAILQKKSETERVPLPTDLALYIASNVRTNVRELEGALIRLIAYCSLTGAEVTLSTAQQVLKNFIDSQARKISIDSIQKAVAEQFGLRTPEIKQKNNSRSIVVPRQIAMYLAKQMTEASLPEIGRQFGGKHHTTVMHSIAKIDEQRRNDKDLNRLINKLTETLNG